The following are encoded together in the Chiloscyllium plagiosum isolate BGI_BamShark_2017 chromosome 46, ASM401019v2, whole genome shotgun sequence genome:
- the ddx21 gene encoding nucleolar RNA helicase 2 — MPARLSPQPEDPEPTMEAESVSRKSHKKSKKEKRKHSEKSEHKKAKNRENGEFDEGESELKPPKAKKHKSEDHEDRDASRSRKSEKNGVVRESKQETAPRSSDDSSQYSEGEIEEELTPEQKEGAFSNFRISQETIELLKERGVTYLFPIQARTFNYIYDGDDCVAQARTGTGKTFSFAIPLVEKLQSEAVDRRRNRPPKVLVLTPTRELAIQVAKDFKDVTKKLSVSCFYGGTAYAGQMDSIRNGIDILVGTPGRIRDHLQNMKIDLSKLKHVVLDEVDQMLDMGFAEQVEDILKVAYKKDSKDNPQTLLFSATCPAWVYQVAKKYMRAQCKQVDLIGKRTQRAATTVEHLAIACHWTQRAAVIGDVIQVYSGSHGRTIIFCETKKEVNELVMNNSIKQDAQCLHGDIPQKQREITLKGFRDGSFEVLVATDVAARGLDIPEVDLVIQGCPPKDVDSYIHRSGRTGRAGRTGICICFYQKMEEGHLRFLEHKAGLTFKRVGVPTAADVVEASCKDAIRSLDSIPAAAIEHFRPAAESLIEQRGALQALAAALAHISGARSIEQRSLLNSDAGYTTMVLACSIEVHSLSYAVRGLKEQLGENVENKVKRMQFLKGKMGVCFDIPEDCLEALKGSWQDTRRWQLTVATKLPELEEDRHDGGSRYRNRSFNRGGGRGFSRNQNGRSMKRNFNRAFNW; from the exons ATGCCGGCTCGACTCAGCCCTCAGCCCGAGGACCCGGAGCCCACGATGGAAGCCGAGTCTGTCAGCAGGAAATCACACAAGAAAAGCAAG AAAGAGAAGAGGAAACATTCCGAGAAAAGCGAGCACAAAAAGGCCAAGAACCGGGAGAATGGCGAGTTCGACGAAGGAGAAAGTGAACTTAAGCCTCCGAAAGCAAAGAAGCACAAGAGCGAGGATCATGAGGACAGGGATGCCAGTAGGAGCCGAAAGTCTGAGAAAAATGGGGTGGTGAGAGAATCCAAGCAGGAAACGGCCCCGCGCTCCAGCGATGATTCCAGTCAGTATTCCGAGGGGGAGATCGAGGAG GAACTGACTCCAGAACAGAAAGAAGGAGCCTTTTCAAACTTCAGGATTTCTCAAGAAACGATTGAACTACTAAAGG AACGGGGAGTGACCTACTTGTTTCCAATACAAGCACGGACATTCAACTACATCTATGATGGGGATGACTGTGTGGCTCAGGCCAGGACTGGCACTGGCAAAACTTTCTCCTTTGCAATTCCTTTGGTGGAAAAGCTGCAGTCAGAGGCTGTTGACCGGAGGAGAAATCGTCCTCCCAAG GTCCTTGTGCTCACTCCAACAAGGGAACTGGCAATCCAAGTCGCGAAAGACTTCAAGGATGTAACCAAGAAGCTCAGCGTCTCTTGTTTTTATGGTGGAACAGCATACGCTGGGCAAA tggacagCATTCGGAATGGCATTGATATTTTGGTGGGGACGCCTGGAAGGATCAGGGACCATCTACAGAACATGAAAATCGACCTGTCTAAACTGAAGCATGTGGTCCTGGATGAAGTGGACCAAATGTTGGACATGGGCTTTGCTGAACAGGTGGAAGACATTCTGAAAGTTGCATACAAAAAAG ATTCCAAAGACAATCCTCAAACACTCCTCTTCTCTGCAACTTGCCCTGCCTGGGTTTATCAAGTCGCAAAGAAATACATGAGAGCACAGTGCAAACAGGTTGATCTCATTGGAAAACGGACTCAGAGAGCTGCTACAACTGTTGAG catttggccatagcATGTCACTGGACACAGCGAGCGGCAGTCATTGGTGATGTAATCCAGGTTTACAGTGGCAGTCATGGGCGGACTATTATCTTCTGTGAAACAAAGAAGGAAGTAAATGAGCTGGTGATGAACAACTCAATAAAACAG GATGCTCAGTGTCTTCATGGGGACATTCCACAGAAGCAGAGAGAGATCACCTTGAAGGGTTTCCGGGATGGCTCTTTTGAGGTCCTGGTTGCAACTGATGTGGCTGCTCGTGGCTTGGACATTCCAGAGGTAGACCTAGTAATACAGGGTTGCCCACCAAAG GATGTGGATTCCTACATTCACCGTTCTGGTCGAACGGGCAGAGCTGGGCGCACAGGGATTTGCATCTGTTTTTATCAGAAAATGGAGGAGGGCCATCTGAGATTTTTGGAACACAAAGCT GGGTTGACATTCAAACGTGTTGGAGTTCCAACAGCCGCAGACGTTGTTGAAGCTTCCTGCAAGGACGCTATCCG GTCTTTGGATTCCATCCCAGCAGCAGCCATTGAGCATTTCCGTCCAGCAGCTGAAAGCCTGATTGAGCAGCGAGGAGCATTGCAAGCTTTGGCTGCTGCTTTGGCACACATCTCAGGAGCAAGGAGCATAGAGCAGCGTTCTCTCCTGAACTCTGATGCA GGATATACAACAATGGTATTGGCCTGTTCAATAGAAGTACACAGTTTGAGCTACGCAGTGAGAGGGCTGAAGGAACAACTCGGAGAGAATGTGGAAAACAAAGTGAAAAGGATGCAGTTCCTAAAGGGTAAAATG GGTGTTTGTTTCGATATTCCTGAAGACTGTCTGGAAGCCTTGAAG GGAAGCTGGCAGGACACTCGGCGCTGGCAGCTCACCGTAGCAACCAAGTTACCAGAGCTGGAGGAGGACAGACATGATGGAGGGTCCAGATACAGAAATCGCTCCTTCAacagaggaggagggagaggatTCAGCAGGAATCAGAATGGCAGAAGCATGAAGAGAAATTTCAACCGAGCCTTCAACTGGTAG